The Gemmatimonadales bacterium genomic interval ACCCGCCGCCGGGTTCACGTCGTTGACGACAACGGCCGCCCCTTCCGCGGCAAACAGGCGGGCGGCTTCAGCGCCGAGTCCTGCTCCGGAGCCGGTGATGACGGCGACTTTTCCATCCAGACGTCCCATTGGCCTCACGCGCGCTCGAAGTTCCGCAGCAGGTCGATATCGGTGACCCGCCGGTCGTACACCATCTGCTCCTGACGGGCGGTGTTCACGTAGTGGTCCACGACGACGTCCCCGAACGCCTCCCGCGCGATCGCGGAGTCGTCCAGCAGGCGGACGGCCTCGTACAGCGACTTCGGCACCTCGCGCACTGCGGGGTCGCGGTAGGCGTCGCCGGTGTAGAGGCCCTCGAACGTGAGGCCGTGCGTGATCCCGTGGATACCGGCCGCGATGGTGGCCGCGAAGGCGAGGTAGGGATTGGCGTCGGCGCCGGGGCAGCGGTTCTCCACCCGAATGGCCTTGGGCGAGTGGCCCAGGATGCGGAGACCGCAGGTGCGGTTGTCCACGCCTGCCACCAGTCGCGTGGGCGCGAAGGTTCCCGCCATGTAGCGACGATAGCTGTTCACGTAGGGCGCGTAGAACACGCTGAAGTCCCGCCCGCAGGCGAGCTGTCCGGCGACCCATTGCTGCAGCCGCTCCGACATGTGGGCCGGTCCGGCCTTGGCGTAACCCACCGGCTCACCGGTCTGCGTGTCCCAGAGAGAGCTGTGCAGATGGAAGGAGCTCCCTGCCAGGGCGGCATTCCACTTGGCCATGAAGGTGATGGACTTGCCCATCATGGCGGCCACTTCCTTGATCCCGTGCTTGAACAGGACGTGGTGGTCGGCCATGAGCACCGGCTCCTGATGCGCCAGATTCAGCTCCTCCTGCCCCGGCCCCCACTCTCCCTTGGAGCTCTCGACCTCCAGGCCGAGGGCGTCCATGTGACGCCGCAGCGCCTGCATGAGCGGCTCTTCCTTGGTGGTCTGGAAGATGTGGTAGTCCTGGATGTACCGGCCGACGGGATCGAGCACGCGGTACCCCTTGTCGAAGGCCTGCTCGTAGGTGTCGTTGAAGACATAGAACTCGAGCTCGGAGGCCAGCCGAATGGTGAGCCCGAGATCCGCCGCCCGCCGTACCTGTGCCTGCAGCACCTGGCGCGGGGCCACCGGCAGCGGCTTGTGGTCCTTCCCTTCGACGTCGCCCAGCACCAGGGCCGTTTTGTCGAGCCAGGGGATCACGGCGATGGTCGAATGATCGGGTCGGACCATGAAGTCTCCGTACCCGAGCTCCCAAGAGAACAGGGCGTACCCCGGCAGCGGCTCGTTCTCGATGTCGCAGCCGAGCAGGTAGTCGCATCCTTCCCAGCCCTCGTGCGCGGCGGCAAGGTAGGTGCGGCCGGTGTAGCGCTTGCCCGTGAGCCGCCCCTGCTGGTCCGGGAACACGGCGAGCACGGTATCGATGGCGCCCTGCTCGACCATGCGCCCGAGCTCGGCGAGGCCGACGGTCTTCATGGGGAGGTCTCGAAGTAGATGTTCTTGATCTCGGAGTAGTGGTCGAGCGCGTGCATGCCGAGCTCGCGCCCGAGCCCCGACTGTTTGAACCCGCCGAAGGGAGCCTGGAGGTGCACGCTGGACGAAGAGTTGACCGACAGCACTCCGGTCTGCACCGCGGCAGCCACCCGGAGTCCGCGCTTCAGATCGTTGGTCCAGAGCGAGCCCGACAATCCGTAGATCGACCCGTTGGCGATGGCGACCGCCTCCGCCTCGGTGTCGAACGGGATGACGCTGGCGACGGGGCCGAAGATCTCCTCGTCCACGATTCGCATCCCGGGGCGCGCGTCGGCGAACACGGCGGGCTGGAGGAAGTATCCCGGCCCCTCGATCCGCTGGCCGCCGGTCACCAGCCGCGCGCCCTCCTGCTTTCCCAGGGCGAGGTACCGCTCGGTGACATCGCGCTGGCCGGCGGAGATGACCGGCCCCATCTGGGTCTCTTCGGCGAGCGGATTGCCCACCACGGTACCATCGGCCGCCGCGCGCATCGCCTCCACGAATTGCGGATAGATGGAGCGCTCCACGATGGTGCGCGAGCGGGCGCAGCAGTCCTGCCCCGCGTTGGCGAACACCGATGCGGCCGCCTCGCCCGCGGCCTGTGCGACGTCTGCATCACCGAACACGATACAGGGTGATTTACCCCCCAGCTCCAGCGACACGCGCTTGATGGTCTGGGCGGCCGCGGCCATGATGGCGCGACCGGTCGCGGTCTCGCCGGTAAAGCCGATCTTCGCGACGTCGGGATGCGACGACAGCGCTGCTCCGATCGCGGCACCCGGACCCGGGAGCACGTTGAGCACGCCGGGCGGCACACCCGCCTCGAGCGCGAGCTCCCCCAGGCGCAGGGCGGTGAGCGGGGTGAGGCTCGCGGGCTTGAGCACGACCGTGTTCCCGCAGGCCAGGGCCGGGGCCACCTTCCAGGTGGCGATCACCATGGGGAAGTTCCACGGCACGATCAATCCCACCACCCCGAGCGGCACGCGCAGGGTGATGTCGATCCCACCCTTCTTGACCGGGATGGTCTCGCCGACGTGCTTGTCGGCCGCGCCGGCGTAGTAGCGCAGCGTGTCGGCGACGTGATTGGCTTCCCAGCGGGCGTCGCCGATGGGCTTGCCGACGTTGCGCGCCTCCAGCACCGCGAGCTCCTCGGCGTGGGCGCGCACCAGGTCGGAGAACCGGAACAGGATCTCGGCTCGGGCCACCGCGGTTCGGGCGGCCCACCCGGGAAACGCCGCTTTGGCGGCGGTGATGGCCGCTTCGAGCTCGGCCGGACCAGCCGCGGCGACCTCTTCGAACGGTTCGCCCTTGGCCGGCTCCATCACACCGATGACGCCCGAGCCACTCGGGCGCCGGTCGGCGATCAACAGGTTCCGCATCGATCCTCGATCAGCGCTTGAGCTCCCTGCCGGCCTCGATCAGCAAGGCGAACTCTTCCTCCGGCGCCACATATTCACCCGAATCGGGGGTTTGGCAAGTCGAGGAGCGGCTAGGCGATCTCTCGCTTGGGGGCTGCCGGACGCCAGCGCACCCGGGCGAGCGGCACCCGCCCGCGTGCGTCGAAGACGATGCCCTCGCTCTCCAGCAACTGTCGCTGGGTGACCTCGTCGCCGGGCGCGGCACGGAGACTCACCCCGCCGGCGGCATTGATCACCCGATGCCATGGGACCCGGGAGCCGGGCGGCAAGGCGTGGAGGGCGTAGCCCACCTGGCGCGCGTGGCCGGACAGGCCGGCCAGCTCGGCGACCTGGCCGTAGGTTGCCACCCGGCCCCGGGGAATGCGGCGCACCACCGAGTAGATCCGGGCACGAGTCCCGTCCGACGCCCGCGAACGCATGAGCTCTAACCTAACCGGACCGCATGAGGGACAGCGCCGTCGAGGATCTACTGGCACCGGCCGATCCGGAGAGCGGTCGCGTTCGGCGGCACCACCTCCATGGGTCGGTCGTGCAGCGGGCCATGACCGCAGCGGTCCGGGCGAGCGGGATCGGGAAACGGGCGAGCTGCCATACTCTGCGACACTCCTTCGCAACCCATCTCCTCGAGGCCGGGTACGACATCCGGACGGTTCAGGAGCTCTTGGGGCACCCGGATGTGTCGACCACGATGATCTACACGCATGTCCTGA includes:
- a CDS encoding glutamine synthetase family protein, coding for MKTVGLAELGRMVEQGAIDTVLAVFPDQQGRLTGKRYTGRTYLAAAHEGWEGCDYLLGCDIENEPLPGYALFSWELGYGDFMVRPDHSTIAVIPWLDKTALVLGDVEGKDHKPLPVAPRQVLQAQVRRAADLGLTIRLASELEFYVFNDTYEQAFDKGYRVLDPVGRYIQDYHIFQTTKEEPLMQALRRHMDALGLEVESSKGEWGPGQEELNLAHQEPVLMADHHVLFKHGIKEVAAMMGKSITFMAKWNAALAGSSFHLHSSLWDTQTGEPVGYAKAGPAHMSERLQQWVAGQLACGRDFSVFYAPYVNSYRRYMAGTFAPTRLVAGVDNRTCGLRILGHSPKAIRVENRCPGADANPYLAFAATIAAGIHGITHGLTFEGLYTGDAYRDPAVREVPKSLYEAVRLLDDSAIAREAFGDVVVDHYVNTARQEQMVYDRRVTDIDLLRNFERA
- a CDS encoding aldehyde dehydrogenase family protein — translated: MRNLLIADRRPSGSGVIGVMEPAKGEPFEEVAAAGPAELEAAITAAKAAFPGWAARTAVARAEILFRFSDLVRAHAEELAVLEARNVGKPIGDARWEANHVADTLRYYAGAADKHVGETIPVKKGGIDITLRVPLGVVGLIVPWNFPMVIATWKVAPALACGNTVVLKPASLTPLTALRLGELALEAGVPPGVLNVLPGPGAAIGAALSSHPDVAKIGFTGETATGRAIMAAAAQTIKRVSLELGGKSPCIVFGDADVAQAAGEAAASVFANAGQDCCARSRTIVERSIYPQFVEAMRAAADGTVVGNPLAEETQMGPVISAGQRDVTERYLALGKQEGARLVTGGQRIEGPGYFLQPAVFADARPGMRIVDEEIFGPVASVIPFDTEAEAVAIANGSIYGLSGSLWTNDLKRGLRVAAAVQTGVLSVNSSSSVHLQAPFGGFKQSGLGRELGMHALDHYSEIKNIYFETSP
- a CDS encoding MGMT family protein yields the protein MRSRASDGTRARIYSVVRRIPRGRVATYGQVAELAGLSGHARQVGYALHALPPGSRVPWHRVINAAGGVSLRAAPGDEVTQRQLLESEGIVFDARGRVPLARVRWRPAAPKREIA